A stretch of Alkalicella caledoniensis DNA encodes these proteins:
- a CDS encoding AAA family ATPase: MNPDEIYEKVKLGKISPIEAMKALKGVDINKDTNTQKKEFVALDPTKELNELVGLTEVKELVKELEAYLTIQKRRETEGLIVEPVVLHMIFKGNPGTGKTTVARILGKILKHLNVLSKGHLVEVERADLVGEYIGQTAQKTRDKVNSALEGILFIDEAYSLARGGEKDFGKEAIDTLVKAMEDKKEQFILILAGYSDQMDYFLKTNPGLKSRFPIQIDFDNYTVNDLLKIAKLMLTKRDYKLSIPAEQKLKSILEKQLTFSLVNFSNARLVRNIIEKSIRLQAVRLIKERKVSRDLLMTIEQQDITEGGIS; the protein is encoded by the coding sequence ATGAATCCTGATGAAATTTACGAAAAAGTAAAGCTTGGTAAAATAAGTCCAATAGAAGCCATGAAGGCTTTGAAGGGTGTTGATATAAACAAAGACACAAACACACAAAAAAAAGAATTTGTAGCATTAGATCCAACCAAAGAGTTAAATGAATTGGTTGGGTTAACTGAAGTAAAAGAACTGGTTAAAGAGCTTGAAGCTTATCTCACAATTCAAAAAAGAAGAGAAACTGAGGGTTTGATAGTTGAGCCAGTTGTACTTCACATGATTTTTAAAGGTAACCCAGGTACAGGGAAAACTACAGTGGCCCGTATTTTGGGAAAGATACTTAAACATCTAAATGTCTTATCTAAAGGACACTTAGTGGAAGTAGAAAGGGCAGACTTAGTTGGAGAGTATATAGGTCAAACTGCGCAAAAAACAAGGGATAAAGTTAACTCCGCATTAGAAGGGATACTTTTTATTGATGAAGCATATTCCTTAGCCAGGGGTGGTGAGAAAGACTTCGGCAAAGAAGCAATTGATACATTAGTAAAGGCTATGGAAGATAAGAAAGAGCAATTTATTCTTATACTTGCAGGATATAGTGATCAAATGGATTATTTCCTAAAAACTAACCCAGGATTAAAATCTCGTTTTCCCATTCAGATAGATTTTGATAATTATACAGTAAATGATCTTCTAAAGATAGCGAAATTAATGCTCACAAAAAGGGACTATAAACTTTCAATCCCAGCAGAGCAAAAATTAAAATCTATACTAGAAAAGCAGTTAACTTTCAGCCTAGTTAACTTTTCGAATGCCAGGTTAGTTAGAAATATAATCGAAAAGTCCATTCGTTTACAAGCAGTTAGATTGATAAAGGAAAGAAAGGTCTCAAGGGATCTATTGATGACCATTGAACAACAAGACATTACCGAGGGGGGAATTTCATGA
- a CDS encoding GTPase, translated as MKILIVGKPNVGKTMFVLQMAKLYKVENLIFTLIHHNGHKYKKKMDISEGFRTLVSEKANHTLNIHEFILPIKKGKGNVEITLLDSCGLLPIIHHVDEVREGMAQTLQHFKQATAVFHIIDSSSYVTDNLIDQEIYEFGLQQDNYLILANKIDLDSGQFSIPRVRNDYSQAIVVPISAKTGEGLQEVTKYVARLV; from the coding sequence ATGAAAATATTGATTGTTGGCAAGCCCAACGTTGGCAAAACCATGTTTGTTTTGCAAATGGCTAAGTTATATAAAGTCGAGAATTTGATCTTCACACTGATACATCACAATGGTCATAAATACAAAAAGAAAATGGATATAAGTGAAGGTTTTAGAACTCTTGTGAGTGAAAAAGCTAATCATACTCTTAATATCCACGAATTTATTCTACCTATAAAAAAAGGTAAAGGTAACGTGGAAATAACTTTACTAGATTCCTGTGGTCTTCTGCCAATTATTCATCACGTAGATGAAGTACGGGAGGGGATGGCTCAAACCCTTCAACATTTTAAACAGGCTACAGCTGTTTTTCATATTATTGATAGTAGTTCCTATGTTACTGATAATCTAATAGATCAAGAAATATATGAGTTTGGATTACAACAAGATAATTATTTAATTTTAGCAAATAAAATTGACCTTGATAGTGGCCAATTTTCCATACCTAGAGTTCGAAACGATTATAGCCAAGCTATAGTAGTTCCAATATCAGCAAAAACAGGAGAAGGCCTACAGGAGGTGACGAAATATGTTGCTAGACTTGTTTAA
- a CDS encoding aminotransferase class I/II-fold pyridoxal phosphate-dependent enzyme, whose amino-acid sequence MYNWMNNIESSRLKELILSSNEVLYQYFGNIDTIIENNQYKVLKAFKENNITEGHLWGSTGYGYGDLGRDGLDRLYASIFNTEAGLVRQQFVSGTHCLSSCLFGILNPKDHFMYITGKPYDTLEKTIGIVEHPKSLISQGIEYNHVDLLPDGNFDLESIKNSIKPNTKMIAIQRSKGYSLNSSIDIAKMKSIVDFIKNTKKDIVIFVDNCYGEFTECLEPTDVGVDIMAGSLIKNPGGGLALTGGYVVGRKDLVKKVAEQLTAPGLGNEVGASLNNNLPFYQGIFSAPKVVGDSLKSSIYAAFIAKELGFDTHPKHEDLRTDIVQGIIFNNEKSLIKFCQGIQHNSPIDSFATPVPDQLPGYQVPVIMAAGTFIQGASIELSADAPIKSPYIGYLQGSLTFQHGKIAISMAFDKVLKDS is encoded by the coding sequence ATGTATAATTGGATGAATAACATTGAATCTAGTAGACTTAAAGAACTTATTTTATCTAGTAATGAAGTTTTATATCAATATTTTGGTAATATTGATACCATAATAGAAAATAACCAATATAAAGTATTAAAGGCATTTAAAGAAAACAACATTACTGAAGGTCACTTGTGGGGGAGTACTGGATACGGGTATGGGGACTTAGGTAGGGATGGGTTGGATAGACTGTATGCTTCTATATTCAATACAGAAGCGGGGCTTGTGAGACAACAATTTGTGTCAGGGACCCATTGTTTATCGTCCTGTCTATTCGGAATACTTAATCCAAAGGACCACTTTATGTATATAACTGGTAAGCCATACGATACCCTAGAAAAAACCATAGGGATTGTAGAACATCCCAAATCTTTAATTTCTCAAGGTATTGAGTACAACCATGTGGATCTCTTGCCTGATGGTAATTTTGATCTTGAGTCAATTAAAAACTCTATCAAACCCAACACCAAAATGATAGCCATACAGCGTTCAAAAGGATACTCATTAAATAGTTCCATTGATATTGCAAAAATGAAATCAATAGTGGATTTTATTAAGAATACCAAAAAAGATATCGTTATTTTTGTTGATAATTGTTATGGGGAATTTACTGAGTGTTTAGAACCAACAGATGTTGGAGTAGATATAATGGCAGGAAGTCTTATAAAAAATCCTGGTGGTGGGCTAGCTTTAACAGGAGGATATGTGGTAGGGAGGAAGGACTTAGTTAAGAAAGTAGCAGAGCAGCTAACAGCTCCAGGTCTTGGAAATGAAGTAGGTGCATCATTAAATAATAATTTACCTTTTTACCAAGGTATCTTTTCAGCTCCTAAGGTAGTGGGTGATAGTTTAAAAAGTTCCATATATGCAGCTTTTATAGCTAAAGAGCTAGGTTTTGATACCCATCCTAAACATGAGGATCTAAGGACAGATATCGTTCAAGGTATAATCTTCAACAATGAAAAATCTCTGATTAAATTCTGTCAGGGAATACAGCACAATTCTCCAATAGATTCTTTTGCCACACCAGTGCCAGACCAACTTCCGGGTTATCAAGTACCTGTTATAATGGCAGCTGGCACATTCATACAAGGTGCATCCATAGAGCTTAGTGCAGACGCCCCAATAAAATCACCTTATATAGGTTATCTCCAAGGATCTTTAACATTTCAACATGGAAAAATAGCGATATCTATGGCTTTTGATAAAGTGCTCAAAGATTCATAA
- the lexA gene encoding transcriptional repressor LexA, whose translation MEGLTDRQREILSFINMQVKDKGYPPSVREIGLAVGLKSSSTVHSHLAKLEELGFIRRDPTKPRAIEILNSDSGFPIPQPSIISVPIVGKVTAGLPILAEENIEDYFPVPENFIKSSNKTFMLSVIGDSMIDAGIHDGDLVLVQQESVANNGEIIVALIDDEATVKRFFKEKDFVRLQPENEFYEPILVRNPIILGKVVGLFRQM comes from the coding sequence ATGGAAGGGTTAACTGATAGACAAAGGGAGATACTCAGTTTTATCAATATGCAGGTAAAGGACAAGGGATACCCACCCTCAGTAAGGGAAATTGGCTTAGCAGTAGGTTTAAAGTCTAGCTCTACAGTGCATTCACATTTAGCAAAGTTAGAGGAATTAGGTTTTATTAGGCGTGATCCTACTAAACCAAGGGCTATAGAAATTCTAAATTCAGATTCAGGTTTCCCCATCCCACAGCCAAGCATTATTTCTGTGCCAATTGTAGGAAAAGTAACCGCTGGTTTACCCATACTGGCTGAGGAAAACATCGAAGATTATTTTCCTGTACCTGAAAATTTTATTAAAAGTTCCAATAAAACTTTTATGCTCTCTGTAATTGGAGACAGCATGATTGATGCCGGCATCCATGATGGTGACTTGGTTTTAGTTCAGCAAGAAAGTGTGGCAAACAACGGCGAAATTATTGTGGCACTCATTGACGATGAAGCTACTGTAAAAAGATTTTTCAAAGAGAAAGACTTTGTAAGATTACAGCCTGAAAATGAATTTTATGAGCCAATCTTAGTAAGAAACCCAATTATTTTGGGTAAAGTTGTAGGTCTATTTAGGCAGATGTAG
- the yneA gene encoding cell division suppressor protein YneA: MKKIIILILTTIILLMATIGVASSLEQKHNKQLVKTIQYIEITVEQGDTMWSISERYRNEIPQDTFISIIQQFNNMPHTVVRQGSTLKIPIL; encoded by the coding sequence ATGAAAAAAATAATTATTTTAATCTTAACTACTATAATATTACTAATGGCTACCATAGGGGTAGCATCATCATTAGAACAAAAACATAATAAACAACTGGTTAAAACCATCCAATACATCGAAATAACAGTTGAGCAAGGTGACACCATGTGGTCCATAAGCGAAAGGTACAGAAACGAAATTCCACAAGATACGTTTATAAGCATTATTCAACAGTTCAATAATATGCCACATACAGTTGTTAGACAAGGAAGTACTCTAAAAATACCTATATTATAA
- a CDS encoding YneB family resolvase-like protein: MNVVLYSRVSTDKETQESSITRQKKELLDYCSKHGFNPVCEIEEKESGFEEVREGLIKALDLLKVGQAQAIMVQDETRIGRGTAKIAILHQVNKYGGEVISIENGGPLNITEMEGMVLEILALVEEYQRRLSNSKIKRGVRKAIEEGYDPSRNLKNRNQGGRDKIEVPIEEIIRLRQLKLTFYDIAATLRGFGYDVSKATVHRRYKEYMDKIEG, translated from the coding sequence ATGAACGTAGTATTGTATTCTAGAGTTAGTACAGATAAAGAAACCCAGGAAAGCAGTATAACTAGGCAAAAGAAGGAACTACTGGATTATTGTAGCAAACACGGGTTTAATCCAGTTTGTGAAATAGAGGAAAAAGAAAGTGGATTTGAAGAAGTAAGAGAGGGTCTAATTAAAGCTTTAGATTTGTTAAAAGTAGGTCAAGCCCAGGCTATTATGGTGCAAGATGAGACTAGGATAGGGAGGGGCACAGCTAAAATTGCAATACTCCACCAAGTAAATAAATATGGGGGAGAGGTTATATCAATTGAAAATGGCGGTCCCTTAAATATTACAGAAATGGAAGGTATGGTTCTAGAAATTCTGGCACTGGTTGAAGAGTACCAACGCAGGCTTTCTAATAGTAAGATTAAACGAGGTGTTAGAAAAGCCATAGAAGAAGGATATGATCCATCGCGAAACCTAAAAAATAGAAATCAAGGTGGTAGAGATAAAATAGAAGTTCCCATAGAGGAAATTATAAGGTTAAGGCAGCTCAAACTGACTTTTTATGATATAGCTGCTACACTTAGAGGTTTTGGCTATGATGTTTCTAAGGCCACTGTGCATAGAAGATATAAAGAGTATATGGATAAGATAGAAGGATAA
- a CDS encoding anthrax toxin lethal factor-related metalloendopeptidase codes for MNINDSLKYPQRNIRHKRKKSNKLLFIVFLLIATLATLAFVPSTSDTLYYSSGSVKYIGQRDNSLATGYGTYYYTNGISFYQGYWLNGYAHGEGDYFTPNGDLVYSGQWENGLITGYGTEYYNDGSVKYQGQWLEGAYHGDGTKFTQDNMKIYTGEWNKGIPHGQGQLFDIKESLIYSGDMQNALRHGQGKEYFNGKLHYEGQWENDEILDYSGFHLPQGQKLSAALGQHYYEIFNKLGYEEAVTVATSLLPHSQLVESSSNDNHFKYLMYRYLEFPSTYNSSVVRDIIKELQSVPITILEDLVQRGVKHRLINGSIANQPEFRSIAESMRGVPLKDALGIASPHNRLLITRLDRGNPTSTTIHELGHGVDFFLIDNHSQTEAFEKLRSEEAASMFNNSLIDTSYFVDYPEEYFAEFFTQFFISDSKKLTGGARNNSQIQQRAPKTYQYFTEKILNYQSQYYQHQGTKSAATTNPISQITANTESTPTPLYLEQTQSILINLIGKIRTKLN; via the coding sequence ATGAATATCAACGACTCACTAAAGTACCCACAAAGAAACATACGTCATAAAAGAAAAAAATCAAATAAGCTATTATTTATTGTATTCCTTCTTATAGCAACACTTGCAACCCTAGCCTTTGTACCAAGTACCAGTGACACGTTATATTACTCTAGCGGTTCTGTAAAATACATTGGCCAAAGGGATAATTCCCTAGCCACAGGTTATGGAACATACTACTATACTAACGGTATTTCATTTTACCAAGGCTATTGGCTAAATGGGTATGCTCACGGTGAAGGAGATTATTTTACGCCTAATGGGGATTTAGTATATTCTGGTCAGTGGGAAAATGGCTTGATTACAGGCTATGGAACTGAGTACTATAATGATGGCTCAGTGAAATACCAAGGCCAATGGCTAGAAGGCGCTTATCATGGTGACGGAACGAAATTTACCCAAGACAATATGAAAATATACACTGGGGAATGGAACAAAGGTATACCCCATGGACAAGGACAGCTATTTGATATAAAAGAGAGCCTTATTTATAGTGGAGATATGCAAAATGCCCTGCGCCACGGTCAAGGCAAAGAGTACTTCAACGGAAAACTCCATTATGAAGGCCAATGGGAGAATGATGAAATCCTAGATTACTCTGGCTTCCACTTACCCCAGGGCCAGAAATTATCAGCTGCACTGGGTCAGCATTACTATGAAATATTTAATAAACTAGGATATGAGGAAGCCGTAACAGTTGCTACTTCCCTCCTCCCACACTCACAGCTCGTAGAAAGTTCTAGTAATGATAATCACTTTAAATACTTGATGTATCGGTATTTAGAATTTCCCTCCACATACAATAGCTCGGTGGTAAGGGATATAATTAAAGAGCTGCAATCTGTTCCTATCACTATCTTAGAAGATCTAGTACAAAGAGGTGTAAAACACAGACTTATAAATGGTTCCATAGCAAATCAACCAGAATTCCGGAGTATAGCAGAAAGCATGCGTGGTGTCCCCCTAAAAGATGCCCTTGGCATAGCAAGTCCCCATAACAGGCTCCTAATTACAAGGCTTGATAGAGGGAATCCCACAAGCACCACCATCCACGAGCTTGGCCATGGTGTAGATTTCTTCCTAATAGATAACCACAGTCAAACTGAAGCCTTTGAAAAGCTAAGGAGTGAAGAAGCAGCATCAATGTTTAATAACAGCCTTATAGATACAAGCTATTTCGTAGACTATCCCGAAGAATACTTTGCTGAATTCTTCACCCAATTCTTCATAAGTGACAGCAAAAAACTTACAGGTGGAGCAAGAAACAACAGTCAAATACAACAAAGGGCTCCTAAAACATATCAGTATTTCACAGAAAAAATCTTAAACTACCAAAGCCAATACTACCAACACCAAGGAACTAAAAGTG